In one window of Bdellovibrio bacteriovorus W DNA:
- a CDS encoding two-component sensor histidine kinase (COG0642 Signal transduction histidine kinase), with product MKTLRRKPKRSLRTILIVWFVLFSVVPLAFVTGYSMLKYEKAIDRELSQRLSGNAREIEVALSEFKDNLEQKRDIYIKNPSLVYHLAMGEGATIRGLASQWIKTDAASSLTFFNREGRMLASVFKDEKQNVRSFVPSQDAVFLSAKYMAELKGSSEVVLAEFSDKQKVNLIQITKVIGAGGRIVGYLEQTVDLNRAFVSRMKQRLKLEMMIFKDSGEVVVASHSDFMLYKKDFFKSYFRPGAEPFFDLNLRQEPYGFLIYPLDWGITKFYVALGASKSDAKDVLKNVNVAFISVVGAVIILLIITILVTSSWVLKPLYELVDALQSFESQEQAVTIPVKNDTEIGLLTESFNEMSKKIWQARSDLRAKIVELEGANKELKDTQTKLVHSAKMVSLGQLVAGVAHELNNPIGFIYSNMTHLKDYSEKLIEIVNVAEKNPANLPAIKDEYEFDYIVSDLPKLVASCQDGARRTRDIVLGLRNFSRLEEAKLQEIDVHQSLDTTLNLLQGEIKNRITIHRQYEPIPHIYCYASQINQVFMNILSNAVQAVDEGGHIWISTIPLKGYRDEKDRRGWVQVSIQDSGKGMTSETVEKIFDPFFTTKGVGQGTGLGLSISYGIIQNHGGEIQVRSEEGVGTEFIVIVPIYPPIQEKT from the coding sequence GTGAAGACCCTCCGGCGCAAACCTAAAAGATCATTGAGAACAATTTTGATTGTTTGGTTCGTGCTATTTTCTGTTGTGCCATTGGCTTTTGTCACTGGCTACTCCATGTTGAAATATGAAAAGGCCATTGATCGCGAACTGTCTCAAAGACTGAGTGGCAATGCGCGAGAAATCGAAGTCGCCCTTAGTGAATTCAAAGATAATCTAGAACAGAAACGCGATATCTATATCAAGAATCCAAGTTTGGTGTATCACCTTGCAATGGGTGAGGGCGCGACCATCCGAGGACTTGCTTCTCAGTGGATCAAGACAGATGCGGCCTCTTCTTTGACATTTTTTAATCGTGAAGGTCGAATGCTGGCCTCGGTTTTTAAAGATGAAAAACAAAACGTCAGAAGCTTTGTACCCTCGCAAGATGCTGTTTTTCTCTCAGCAAAATACATGGCAGAGCTCAAAGGATCTTCCGAAGTTGTTCTTGCAGAATTTAGTGATAAGCAGAAGGTGAACCTTATCCAAATCACGAAAGTGATCGGTGCTGGGGGACGCATTGTCGGTTACTTAGAACAAACGGTGGATTTAAATCGCGCTTTTGTCTCACGCATGAAACAGCGTTTGAAGCTTGAGATGATGATCTTTAAAGACTCCGGCGAAGTGGTCGTTGCGAGTCATTCCGATTTTATGCTTTATAAGAAAGACTTTTTTAAGTCTTATTTTAGACCTGGGGCGGAGCCTTTCTTTGACCTGAATCTTCGTCAAGAGCCGTATGGATTTTTAATTTATCCATTGGATTGGGGAATCACAAAGTTTTATGTGGCTCTTGGAGCTTCAAAGAGTGATGCCAAAGATGTTCTAAAAAATGTTAACGTCGCTTTCATTTCAGTTGTTGGCGCTGTGATCATCCTTTTAATTATTACTATCTTAGTAACTTCAAGTTGGGTTTTAAAACCTCTCTATGAGTTGGTAGATGCTCTGCAATCCTTTGAGTCCCAGGAACAAGCCGTCACGATTCCGGTGAAGAACGATACGGAAATCGGTCTTTTAACAGAGTCTTTCAATGAGATGAGTAAAAAGATCTGGCAAGCTCGTTCGGATTTAAGAGCAAAAATTGTAGAGCTAGAAGGCGCCAACAAAGAGCTTAAAGATACTCAAACAAAACTTGTCCATTCAGCTAAGATGGTGAGCTTAGGTCAACTTGTTGCTGGTGTTGCGCATGAGTTGAATAATCCTATTGGATTTATCTATAGCAATATGACCCATTTAAAAGATTATTCCGAAAAGCTTATTGAAATTGTAAATGTGGCAGAAAAGAATCCAGCAAATCTTCCAGCAATTAAAGATGAGTATGAATTTGACTACATTGTCAGCGATTTACCAAAGCTTGTAGCAAGTTGCCAAGATGGAGCGCGAAGAACTCGCGATATCGTTTTAGGTCTTCGTAATTTCTCACGCCTTGAAGAAGCTAAGCTGCAAGAGATCGATGTTCATCAAAGTTTGGATACGACTTTGAATCTCTTGCAGGGTGAGATTAAAAATAGAATCACAATCCATCGTCAGTATGAGCCGATTCCGCATATCTATTGTTACGCAAGTCAGATCAATCAGGTCTTTATGAATATTCTCTCAAACGCTGTGCAAGCAGTGGATGAAGGTGGACATATCTGGATCTCGACAATTCCACTTAAAGGTTATAGAGACGAAAAAGATCGCCGCGGTTGGGTGCAGGTTTCTATCCAAGATAGCGGAAAAGGTATGACCTCAGAGACAGTTGAAAAAATCTTTGATCCGTTTTTCACAACAAAAGGCGTGGGTCAGGGAACGGGGTTGGGTTTAAGTATCTCCTATGGAATTATTCAAAATCATGGTGGAGAAATTCAAGTGCGCTCTGAAGAGGGAGTGGGCACAGAGTTTATAGTGATCGTTCCGATCTATCCTCCGATTCAAGAAAAGACTTAG
- a CDS encoding hypothetical protein (COG2771 DNA-binding HTH domain-containing proteins): MNERIHVTEAEINSISLFFFFILLDDQKALDASSQAVALFKSKIEKKTDISREALLVSVTKTIWDKCRARIIRGRNHSLNSNLWNIPEGLDLGPWKEFQKTASEDELLTLVWSKVLKIPDQDISKALNITTGTVRYRLGRALRKMGVMTQNVVALRHEP, encoded by the coding sequence ATGAATGAAAGAATTCATGTGACCGAGGCAGAGATAAACTCCATATCATTATTTTTCTTCTTCATCTTACTAGATGATCAGAAGGCATTGGATGCCTCGTCTCAGGCAGTGGCCTTGTTTAAATCTAAAATTGAAAAAAAGACGGATATTTCCAGAGAAGCTCTTTTAGTCAGTGTGACTAAAACTATTTGGGATAAATGCCGTGCGCGCATTATTCGCGGACGTAATCACTCTTTGAATTCAAACCTTTGGAATATTCCAGAAGGACTTGATTTAGGGCCTTGGAAAGAGTTTCAAAAAACGGCCTCTGAAGATGAGCTTTTGACTCTTGTATGGTCAAAGGTTTTAAAAATTCCTGATCAAGATATCTCTAAAGCACTCAATATAACCACGGGAACTGTTCGTTATCGTTTAGGGCGTGCCCTTAGGAAGATGGGTGTTATGACCCAAAACGTGGTGGCATTAAGACATGAGCCATAA
- a CDS encoding putative lipoprotein (COG3417 Collagen-binding surface adhesin SpaP (antigen I/II family)), with protein sequence MNFKSIFVASVSLVVAGSLVSCGPKAFVKGQYDDVQRENLLNDQWSETDMQKAVADLVGSLTKAPSIGAAPKMPVVMVTGLQNKTSEHIDTQSIMDMIRVELMKTGRVAFIDKEAREDIANEYNYQNSGMVGKNQSGPGQQVGADFIINGRLDSIVQEVGKDKTVYYKLTLNLTDLKTSMITWSDQKQIRKTFKKKTIGL encoded by the coding sequence ATGAATTTCAAATCTATCTTTGTAGCAAGCGTGTCTTTAGTAGTGGCGGGTTCACTTGTATCCTGCGGTCCAAAAGCCTTTGTTAAAGGTCAGTATGATGACGTTCAACGCGAGAATCTCTTAAATGACCAATGGTCAGAAACTGATATGCAAAAAGCAGTTGCTGATTTAGTTGGAAGTTTAACAAAGGCACCTTCTATCGGAGCAGCTCCGAAGATGCCAGTTGTGATGGTGACGGGCTTGCAAAATAAAACAAGCGAGCACATAGATACTCAAAGTATCATGGACATGATCCGCGTCGAACTTATGAAAACAGGGCGAGTGGCATTCATTGATAAAGAAGCTCGTGAAGATATCGCAAACGAGTACAACTATCAAAACTCAGGTATGGTTGGTAAGAATCAATCGGGCCCAGGTCAACAAGTAGGTGCGGACTTTATCATTAACGGTCGCTTGGATTCGATTGTTCAAGAGGTTGGTAAGGATAAAACAGTTTATTATAAACTGACTTTAAACTTAACAGACTTAAAAACCAGCATGATCACTTGGTCTGATCAAAAACAAATTCGCAAAACGTTTAAAAAGAAAACGATCGGTCTTTAA
- a CDS encoding hypothetical protein (COG0578 Glycerol-3-phosphate dehydrogenase) has translation MKEFSPETRQVNLQRLQNEDFDLIVIGGGINGAGVARDAASRGMRVALVEARDFASGTSSKSSKLIHGGIRYLENKEFKLVFEALSERTKLFEIAPHLVHPLRFMIPLYKNSRVGMGLMGVGMWLYDILAMFQSPEMHERLDAKETMEAMPALNPQEIVGSYIYSDAYMDDDRLVHETMRSANDFGAVCVNYVKAVGLKTTGEKNYITGIQVEDVFTKKNFIIQGRHVVSTVGPWTDELGEMIFDSWKKILRPTKGVHITLPQGRLPLQSAVVMGAEKSDRIVFGIPRHEMIIVGTTDTDFKGNLNDVEATPEDIQYLLNIADQYFPGAQLKADDIIASYAGVRPLVKDDSTTEGKTSREHTILNDDRGITFLAGGKYTTYRLMCQQTVQKVLKRFPIEDRVRFNNSLSENPLNPEASTDSLHQARVQAEVLAKECGRDLNDVRQLVERHGLEARTILRKYPKTSTYWQLEAAHAIDSTMCLSLVDFYARRTPLFLANPDHGVSVLNEVGEVFQEKLQWSDEVLAMQSKLLLEYMAHEIEWKKSF, from the coding sequence ATGAAAGAATTCTCACCAGAGACTCGACAAGTAAATCTACAGAGGCTTCAAAACGAAGATTTTGATTTGATTGTTATTGGCGGAGGTATCAATGGCGCAGGAGTTGCGCGTGATGCAGCTTCTCGAGGAATGCGGGTGGCCCTTGTTGAGGCAAGAGATTTTGCCTCAGGGACCTCTTCAAAGTCGAGTAAGTTGATTCATGGTGGAATTCGCTATCTAGAAAATAAAGAATTCAAATTAGTATTTGAAGCTCTTTCAGAAAGAACAAAACTTTTTGAGATTGCACCTCATTTGGTTCACCCACTGCGCTTTATGATTCCTCTCTACAAAAACAGTCGAGTAGGGATGGGTCTTATGGGCGTAGGGATGTGGCTTTATGACATATTAGCGATGTTTCAATCACCCGAGATGCATGAACGCCTTGATGCTAAAGAAACCATGGAAGCGATGCCAGCGTTAAATCCCCAAGAAATCGTTGGTTCGTATATTTATTCCGATGCCTATATGGATGATGATCGCCTTGTGCATGAGACTATGCGCTCAGCAAATGATTTTGGGGCGGTCTGCGTGAACTACGTGAAGGCCGTCGGCTTAAAGACTACGGGTGAAAAAAATTACATCACGGGTATTCAGGTCGAAGATGTTTTCACAAAAAAGAACTTCATCATTCAAGGTCGCCACGTTGTCAGCACCGTGGGGCCGTGGACGGATGAGTTGGGTGAGATGATCTTTGATAGCTGGAAGAAAATTCTTCGCCCAACAAAAGGAGTTCATATCACTCTTCCGCAGGGGCGCTTGCCGCTTCAAAGTGCCGTGGTGATGGGGGCTGAAAAAAGTGATCGTATCGTGTTTGGAATTCCAAGGCATGAGATGATTATTGTTGGAACGACAGACACAGACTTTAAGGGCAATCTCAACGATGTTGAGGCGACGCCAGAAGACATTCAGTATTTATTAAATATCGCGGATCAATACTTTCCTGGGGCGCAACTAAAAGCGGATGACATCATCGCTAGCTATGCTGGCGTAAGACCTTTGGTGAAAGATGATTCAACAACTGAGGGGAAAACCAGCCGTGAGCACACGATCTTAAATGATGATCGCGGAATTACTTTCTTAGCTGGTGGAAAATACACGACTTATCGGTTGATGTGTCAGCAAACGGTGCAAAAAGTATTAAAAAGATTTCCGATCGAAGATCGAGTGCGCTTCAATAATTCTCTGTCTGAAAATCCACTCAATCCAGAAGCCAGTACTGACTCTCTTCATCAGGCCCGCGTTCAAGCCGAAGTTCTTGCAAAGGAATGTGGGCGCGACCTGAATGATGTTCGTCAATTGGTAGAGCGCCATGGTCTCGAGGCACGAACAATCTTGCGCAAATATCCTAAGACCTCGACGTACTGGCAGCTTGAAGCGGCCCACGCCATTGATTCTACAATGTGCCTGAGTTTGGTTGATTTTTACGCTCGCCGAACTCCACTTTTTTTAGCAAATCCTGATCATGGGGTGTCTGTGCTGAATGAAGTGGGCGAAGTCTTCCAAGAAAAGTTGCAATGGTCCGATGAAGTTTTAGCCATGCAGAGTAAATTGCTTTTAGAATATATGGCCCATGAAATTGAGTGGAAGAAGTCCTTCTGA
- a CDS encoding putative haloacid dehalogenase-like hydrolase (COG1173 ABC-type dipeptide/oligopeptide/nickel transport systems, permease components): MKYKDYSDEIWAQIKTSLEEVKKQDPNPIAAFDADGTLWDIDLGELFFHHLIDNKLVDLPKDPWQHYLDLKAQDPKVAYLWLAQICKNHDLTKVRKWAREGVEAASPLPILMPQKKIIDLFLQNDVQVYIVTASITWAVEPGAEIIGLRKDNVIGVETAVHDGVIGNTQKGIITYRQGKVDALLERTQGKLPFFVSGNTMGDFELLKAATHARLAVSAASRDDKLFKTEFELQENAVNNSWLSHRFI, translated from the coding sequence ATGAAATACAAAGACTATTCAGACGAAATTTGGGCGCAAATTAAAACCTCTCTCGAAGAAGTAAAAAAGCAAGATCCAAACCCTATTGCAGCCTTCGATGCTGATGGCACACTTTGGGATATTGATTTAGGTGAACTTTTCTTTCATCACTTAATTGATAATAAATTGGTCGATCTTCCTAAAGATCCTTGGCAGCACTACCTTGATTTAAAAGCTCAAGATCCTAAAGTTGCCTATCTCTGGTTAGCACAAATCTGCAAAAATCACGACCTCACAAAGGTGCGCAAATGGGCCCGTGAAGGTGTTGAGGCCGCAAGTCCTTTGCCGATTCTGATGCCACAAAAAAAGATCATTGATTTGTTTTTACAAAATGATGTTCAAGTCTATATCGTCACCGCCTCCATCACTTGGGCTGTAGAGCCAGGTGCCGAGATCATTGGCCTGCGCAAAGATAATGTCATTGGAGTTGAAACTGCGGTTCACGATGGAGTGATAGGGAATACGCAAAAAGGCATTATCACTTACCGTCAGGGTAAAGTGGATGCTCTCTTAGAGCGCACCCAAGGCAAGCTCCCCTTCTTTGTCTCTGGGAATACCATGGGAGACTTTGAATTGCTTAAAGCTGCCACTCACGCAAGGCTTGCTGTTAGCGCCGCTTCTAGGGACGATAAACTCTTTAAAACCGAGTTTGAACTCCAAGAAAATGCTGTGAATAACTCATGGCTTTCCCATCGTTTCATCTAA
- a CDS encoding rod shape-determining protein MreB (COG1077 Actin-like ATPase involved in cell morphogenesis) yields MSFFDKVQDYFSNDIAIDLGTANTLVYVKGRGIILDEPSVVAVQKNYRGMQNRVLAVGKEAKEMLGRTPGSIVAIRPIKDGVIADFEVTQSMLKYFIGKSLGEKKSFIRPRIIICVPYGITQVEKRAVREAAQSAGAREVYLIEEPMAAAIGAGLPITEPSGNMVVDMGGGTTGVAVISLGGIVYCKSIKVAGDKIDEAIVNYVRRQFNLLIGERTAENIKIQIGNAYPFEEERSMEIKGRDLVAGAPKTIEITSSQVNDALMDPLSEVVDAVRTALEKTPPELVSDIVDNGIVLSGGGALLANLDVLLRERTGLPVSIAEDPLSAVVMGSGKVLDQLDLLRQLTVE; encoded by the coding sequence ATGAGTTTTTTTGACAAAGTACAAGACTATTTTTCGAATGACATCGCCATCGATTTAGGAACTGCAAACACTTTAGTATACGTAAAAGGCCGCGGAATTATTCTCGATGAGCCTTCTGTGGTGGCAGTTCAAAAAAATTACAGAGGCATGCAAAACCGCGTTCTTGCTGTTGGTAAAGAAGCCAAAGAGATGTTGGGAAGAACTCCTGGAAGCATCGTTGCGATTCGCCCTATTAAAGACGGCGTGATCGCTGACTTTGAAGTGACCCAGAGTATGTTGAAGTACTTCATCGGCAAGTCATTAGGCGAGAAGAAATCTTTTATTCGTCCACGTATCATCATCTGTGTCCCTTACGGAATCACTCAGGTTGAAAAGCGCGCCGTTCGTGAGGCTGCTCAATCAGCAGGGGCTCGCGAAGTCTATTTGATTGAAGAGCCAATGGCAGCTGCTATCGGCGCAGGACTTCCTATCACAGAACCATCAGGAAACATGGTTGTGGATATGGGCGGCGGAACTACGGGCGTAGCCGTAATTTCTTTGGGCGGTATCGTTTATTGTAAATCAATTAAAGTTGCCGGCGATAAGATTGATGAAGCGATTGTGAACTATGTTCGTCGTCAGTTTAATCTTCTAATTGGTGAAAGAACGGCAGAAAATATTAAGATCCAGATCGGCAATGCTTATCCTTTCGAGGAAGAGCGTTCGATGGAAATTAAAGGTCGTGACCTTGTAGCTGGGGCGCCTAAGACAATCGAAATCACTTCTTCGCAAGTGAACGATGCATTGATGGATCCTCTTTCTGAAGTTGTAGATGCTGTAAGAACAGCTCTTGAAAAAACACCTCCAGAGTTGGTGTCTGATATCGTTGATAACGGTATTGTCCTTTCAGGTGGCGGTGCTCTTTTAGCAAACTTAGATGTTCTTTTAAGAGAAAGAACAGGACTACCAGTTTCTATTGCTGAAGATCCACTCAGTGCTGTGGTGATGGGCTCTGGAAAAGTATTAGATCAATTAGATCTATTAAGACAATTGACCGTAGAATAG
- a CDS encoding putative regulator for granula-associated protein (COG5394 Uncharacterized protein conserved in bacteria) codes for MGGILINQNETMTSKPNSKVKIIKRYQNRKLYDTQQSCYVTLDDIAKMIRANEEVMVIDNKSKNDITAATLTQIIFEAEKKASQYAPLFTLREIIQNGNGSISGYLAKLGAFPQDYMTKQQVNTVVESASADSVKQNLENRVATAATRYNTDTTAKVAAEKATVLPGLQQDDETPNLPGSSLMSN; via the coding sequence TTGGGAGGCATTTTGATCAACCAAAACGAAACAATGACATCTAAGCCAAATTCTAAAGTTAAAATCATCAAGCGTTATCAGAACCGTAAACTTTATGACACTCAACAAAGCTGCTACGTCACTTTGGATGATATTGCTAAGATGATCCGTGCAAATGAAGAAGTTATGGTCATCGACAATAAGTCTAAAAATGACATCACTGCTGCAACTTTGACACAAATCATCTTCGAAGCTGAAAAGAAAGCATCTCAGTATGCTCCTCTATTCACTCTTCGTGAGATCATTCAAAACGGTAACGGAAGTATTTCTGGCTATCTTGCGAAGCTAGGTGCATTCCCTCAGGATTATATGACAAAACAACAAGTAAACACTGTTGTTGAAAGCGCGTCTGCTGACAGCGTGAAACAAAATCTTGAAAACCGTGTAGCTACAGCTGCAACTCGCTACAACACAGACACAACTGCTAAAGTTGCTGCTGAAAAAGCGACTGTATTGCCAGGCTTACAACAAGACGACGAGACTCCAAATCTTCCAGGCTCTTCTTTGATGAGCAACTAA
- a CDS encoding hypothetical protein (COG3014 Uncharacterized protein conserved in bacteria): protein MKFLVRKPTLWVGFVLSTLLVSCATYQGKVEGARRALLHHDYQKALTELAPLAEKQDGDQLVYLLDYAVSQQLAGDLKGSNQTFLKAERLSEAVDYQSVSRIAGSLALNEEMVQYKGDTFEKVFINAFLAMNFLEMGDLDSALVEARRINEKYQKYRADEEKSYALNPFSKYLSAIIWEANGSYDDAYIAYNDAYKIDPSIPSIGEDLIRSAKLARRTDAYNQWKKKFPQVVEDPQWYDNSKGEVILLYQQGWGPRKVTTQNQYRFPVLMPVPSQTQAAQIQVGNQQKSTSMIYDVQTAAIKTLNEDQGILVAKRVAGLATKAVLADQVRQKDDLLGSLVWIALNVADRADLRQWSTLPQSIQIARVRLEPGMYQADIQGIGSSGQSTGEQLEQKNVPVRAGKKTFIVWRSLK, encoded by the coding sequence ATGAAATTTCTAGTACGCAAGCCAACTCTTTGGGTTGGCTTCGTTCTTTCTACTTTACTTGTGAGTTGTGCGACTTATCAGGGGAAAGTCGAAGGGGCGCGCCGTGCTCTCTTGCATCATGATTATCAAAAAGCTTTAACTGAACTAGCTCCATTAGCAGAAAAACAAGATGGAGATCAGCTCGTTTATCTTTTGGACTATGCCGTGTCTCAGCAGTTGGCTGGAGACCTCAAGGGCAGCAATCAAACTTTCCTCAAAGCAGAACGTCTTTCTGAAGCCGTAGATTATCAATCTGTTTCAAGAATTGCCGGATCTCTAGCTCTTAACGAAGAAATGGTTCAATATAAGGGCGACACTTTCGAAAAAGTTTTCATCAATGCTTTTTTGGCGATGAACTTTTTAGAAATGGGCGATCTTGATAGTGCGCTGGTCGAAGCGCGAAGAATCAATGAGAAATATCAAAAGTATCGTGCGGATGAAGAGAAATCATATGCTCTAAATCCCTTCAGCAAATATCTATCGGCCATTATTTGGGAAGCCAATGGGAGTTATGACGACGCCTATATTGCTTACAATGATGCCTATAAAATTGATCCTTCAATTCCCAGTATCGGCGAAGATCTAATTCGTTCGGCAAAGCTTGCGCGTAGAACCGATGCCTATAATCAATGGAAGAAGAAGTTTCCTCAGGTGGTCGAAGATCCACAATGGTATGATAATTCTAAGGGAGAAGTGATTCTTCTTTATCAACAAGGCTGGGGGCCCCGTAAGGTCACGACACAGAATCAATATCGTTTTCCAGTGTTAATGCCGGTGCCAAGTCAGACTCAGGCCGCACAGATTCAAGTAGGGAATCAACAGAAAAGTACTTCTATGATTTACGATGTGCAGACGGCCGCGATTAAAACTCTGAATGAAGATCAGGGTATTCTTGTGGCAAAGCGAGTTGCGGGTCTAGCGACGAAGGCTGTTCTTGCTGATCAAGTTCGCCAAAAAGATGATCTCTTAGGAAGTTTGGTATGGATTGCGCTCAATGTGGCAGACCGAGCGGATCTTCGCCAGTGGTCTACACTTCCACAATCCATTCAAATTGCGAGAGTTCGTTTGGAACCAGGGATGTATCAAGCCGATATTCAAGGGATAGGCTCTTCGGGGCAAAGTACAGGGGAGCAGTTGGAGCAAAAGAACGTCCCTGTGCGAGCGGGAAAGAAGACATTTATAGTTTGGCGTTCTTTGAAGTAG
- a CDS encoding aminopeptidase P (COG0006 Xaa-Pro aminopeptidase): protein MRKPTVDMNIFKERRQKIGAEIAGGALVVASHPELIRNDDVHYPYRQDSNLFYLTGWEEPESILIFRPGLQPETVMFVRRRDRERETWDGFRYGPEGCESEFKIDKAYPIDEFEKVAPQLLKEVDKVYYRLYKNAAADEKMQTVLESVKRLQGRTGYGLLTIQDADILIGEHRLVKSEYELAQLREACEISAQAHLAAMKFTRPGVSERQVQGVLAHHFLMNGSAREGYGYIVASGNAATTLHYNFNDQICKDGDLLLIDAGAEFNYYTGDITRTFPVNGKFTDEQARVYEGVLKVQKEIIDFIKPGIVFKDLHDMGTSLLTDVMLELGLLSGRKEDIIQAMGQKKYYPHGIGHWLGMDVHDAGLYFKKGEPRPIEANMCFTIEPGIYIPADDTSAPEKYRGIGVRIEDNIRVTSTGSENMTTSVPKEITDLEKVVGKA from the coding sequence ATGAGAAAACCAACTGTAGATATGAACATCTTTAAAGAACGTCGCCAAAAAATCGGAGCTGAAATTGCGGGAGGAGCCCTCGTTGTTGCTTCTCATCCTGAGTTGATTCGCAATGATGATGTTCATTATCCCTATCGTCAGGATTCAAACCTTTTCTATCTTACAGGATGGGAAGAGCCGGAATCTATTTTAATTTTTAGACCAGGGCTTCAGCCAGAGACGGTGATGTTTGTGCGTCGTCGTGATCGCGAGCGCGAGACTTGGGATGGTTTCAGATACGGTCCAGAAGGTTGCGAATCTGAATTTAAAATCGACAAGGCTTATCCGATTGATGAGTTTGAAAAAGTAGCTCCTCAATTATTAAAAGAAGTCGACAAGGTTTACTATCGCCTTTACAAGAATGCCGCTGCTGATGAGAAGATGCAAACAGTCCTCGAGTCTGTGAAGCGTCTTCAGGGTCGTACCGGCTATGGTCTTTTAACGATTCAAGATGCAGATATCCTCATCGGCGAACATCGCCTAGTAAAATCTGAGTATGAGTTGGCGCAGTTAAGAGAGGCTTGCGAAATTTCTGCTCAGGCTCATTTGGCGGCTATGAAATTCACTCGCCCAGGCGTGAGCGAACGACAAGTTCAAGGTGTTTTGGCTCATCATTTTCTAATGAATGGTTCTGCACGTGAAGGCTATGGCTATATTGTTGCTTCAGGAAATGCAGCAACAACTTTGCATTATAACTTCAATGATCAAATCTGTAAGGATGGCGATCTTCTGTTGATCGATGCTGGAGCAGAGTTCAACTACTATACAGGAGATATCACGCGAACTTTCCCTGTGAACGGAAAATTCACTGATGAGCAAGCACGTGTCTATGAGGGCGTTCTTAAAGTTCAAAAAGAGATCATCGACTTCATTAAGCCAGGTATTGTGTTTAAAGATTTACACGATATGGGAACATCTCTTTTGACGGATGTGATGTTAGAGTTAGGTCTTTTATCAGGTCGTAAAGAAGACATCATTCAGGCTATGGGTCAGAAGAAGTACTATCCGCATGGAATTGGTCACTGGTTAGGAATGGATGTTCATGATGCGGGTCTTTACTTCAAAAAAGGTGAGCCTCGCCCGATTGAAGCCAATATGTGCTTCACTATTGAACCGGGAATCTACATTCCAGCAGATGATACATCTGCTCCTGAGAAGTATCGTGGAATCGGTGTTCGTATTGAAGACAATATTCGCGTGACCTCAACGGGCTCAGAAAATATGACAACTTCTGTCCCGAAAGAAATTACGGATCTTGAGAAAGTTGTAGGAAAAGCATAA
- a CDS encoding putative DNA repair protein (COG2003 DNA repair proteins) — translation MIEVNSSSEAFHLLKSKFNPFSEEVWVISLDTQLHLISLDMVFRGTANACLIHPRDIFRTLILNNACSFILAHNHPSKSVLPSPEDLTITRKIQQLSKVFEIKMNDHIIFTDHIYFSLADSGLFKIKPKK, via the coding sequence ATGATTGAAGTCAATTCGAGCTCCGAGGCCTTTCATCTCCTAAAATCAAAGTTCAACCCATTTTCCGAGGAAGTGTGGGTGATTTCTTTGGACACACAACTTCATTTGATTTCTCTTGATATGGTATTTAGAGGGACAGCCAATGCATGCTTGATTCATCCTCGAGATATCTTTCGCACACTGATACTCAATAATGCCTGCTCATTCATCTTAGCTCACAATCATCCGAGCAAATCTGTACTGCCTTCACCTGAAGATCTGACTATAACAAGAAAGATCCAACAACTCTCCAAAGTGTTTGAGATAAAAATGAACGATCACATTATTTTTACGGATCATATTTATTTTAGTCTGGCCGACTCTGGTCTATTTAAAATAAAACCTAAGAAGTGA